A DNA window from uncultured Methanoregula sp. contains the following coding sequences:
- a CDS encoding AMP-binding protein, with translation MVRYSITMDDNLTQSIDKSCEKRKISRSDWISEACSTQVSAHAGSPIIGSSTLPSAGPVLSPDHHNIPDYEEMYRNFNIEVPEYFNFGFDIIDAWAHKDRNKLAMIWVNQEGVEKKFTFWDLMRLSNQIVNMLIKYGVNKGDRVLIMLPRVPEWWTFTLGLIKRGAVYCPAPTMLTQKDLKYRINLADIKMVITMQEHADKIDEIAKECPSLTCRMLIDGKRPGWISYPVELDYPAPVSAKLVNLPGMKKTKSTDPLVIFFTSGTTGEPKMVVHEQSYPLGHIVTARFWHDLRMNDLHFTLSDTGWAKSAWGKFYGQWIEGSAIFVYDIRSKFNATEILPLIEKYGVTTFCCPPTIYRMLILADLDKFDFTELRHCVSAGEPLNPEVIKAWKDATGLTIYEGYGQTETVLCIGTFPGMQPKFGSMGRPSPSWKIELHDDHGKPVGLHEEGRIAISVKPRPVGMFREYLNNEDENKKSFIGDWYYTGDKAYKDEDGYLWFIGRDDDVIKASGYRIGPFEVESALIEHPAVQEAAVVGSPDDIRGLIVKAFIILKPDVKPSESLIREIQTHVKNVTAPYKYPRAIEFVDSLPKTISGKIRRNELREREMKKYTSESNNIRKS, from the coding sequence ATGGTGCGATATTCCATCACGATGGACGACAATCTCACGCAGTCCATCGATAAATCCTGCGAGAAGAGAAAAATATCCCGGTCGGACTGGATCTCGGAGGCCTGCTCTACCCAGGTGAGTGCCCATGCGGGAAGCCCGATCATCGGCTCATCCACCCTCCCGTCTGCCGGTCCCGTGTTAAGCCCGGATCATCATAACATTCCCGACTATGAAGAGATGTACAGGAATTTCAACATCGAAGTTCCTGAATATTTTAATTTTGGGTTCGATATCATCGATGCCTGGGCCCACAAGGACCGGAACAAACTTGCAATGATCTGGGTGAACCAGGAAGGCGTGGAGAAGAAGTTCACGTTCTGGGACTTAATGCGCCTCTCGAACCAGATCGTGAACATGCTCATCAAGTACGGCGTCAACAAAGGCGACCGGGTCCTGATCATGCTCCCCCGCGTTCCGGAATGGTGGACTTTCACCCTCGGGCTCATCAAGCGTGGTGCAGTCTATTGTCCTGCCCCCACCATGCTCACGCAGAAAGACCTCAAATACCGGATAAACCTTGCCGATATCAAGATGGTCATCACCATGCAGGAGCATGCCGACAAGATCGATGAGATTGCAAAGGAGTGCCCGTCGCTCACCTGCCGGATGCTCATCGATGGAAAGCGGCCCGGCTGGATCAGCTACCCGGTTGAGCTGGATTACCCGGCTCCGGTATCGGCAAAGCTGGTCAACCTGCCCGGCATGAAAAAGACCAAGAGCACCGATCCGCTGGTCATCTTCTTTACCTCGGGAACGACCGGAGAACCCAAGATGGTGGTGCACGAACAGAGCTACCCGCTGGGTCATATCGTCACTGCCCGGTTCTGGCATGACCTGCGCATGAACGATCTGCATTTCACCCTCTCCGACACCGGGTGGGCCAAGAGTGCCTGGGGCAAGTTCTACGGCCAGTGGATTGAGGGATCCGCCATCTTCGTGTACGATATCCGCAGCAAGTTCAATGCAACCGAGATCCTTCCCCTCATTGAAAAGTACGGGGTTACCACGTTCTGCTGCCCGCCTACGATCTACCGGATGCTCATCCTTGCCGATCTCGACAAGTTCGATTTCACCGAACTGCGCCACTGCGTGAGTGCCGGAGAACCGCTCAATCCGGAAGTGATCAAGGCCTGGAAGGATGCAACGGGTCTCACCATCTACGAAGGGTACGGCCAGACCGAGACCGTGCTCTGCATCGGGACCTTCCCCGGCATGCAGCCCAAGTTCGGGTCCATGGGGAGACCCTCCCCGAGCTGGAAGATCGAGCTTCACGATGATCATGGCAAACCGGTCGGGCTTCATGAAGAAGGCCGGATCGCGATCAGCGTAAAACCACGGCCGGTCGGCATGTTCCGCGAGTACCTCAACAACGAAGATGAGAACAAGAAATCGTTCATCGGCGACTGGTATTACACCGGGGACAAGGCGTACAAGGATGAGGATGGTTATCTCTGGTTCATTGGCCGGGATGACGACGTGATCAAGGCATCCGGTTACCGGATCGGCCCGTTCGAGGTCGAGAGTGCATTGATCGAACACCCTGCCGTGCAGGAAGCCGCAGTCGTGGGATCCCCCGATGATATCCGCGGCCTGATCGTCAAAGCGTTCATCATCTTAAAACCCGATGTCAAGCCCTCGGAAAGTCTCATCCGTGAGATCCAGACCCATGTCAAGAACGTGACTGCTCCCTACAAATATCCCCGGGCCATTGAGTTTGTCGACTCCCTTCCCAAGACCATCTCCGGCAAGATCCGGAGAAACGAGCTCCGCGAGCGGGAGATGAAGAAATATACAAGCGAGAGCAACAACATCAGGAAGTCCTGA
- a CDS encoding DNA-3-methyladenine glycosylase: MKKRDKKLGLAIDRIGMIERTVTPDPFAALAASIVAQQISAKAADTVWNRMQERFGTISPETLASASPEEIRQCGMSHKKAGYIHGIGTAVVRGDLDFSEFATLPDSGIIDRLTELHGVGVWTAEMLLIFSLERPDVVSWNDLAIRRGMMNLYGLETLSRDQFVRYRKRYSPYGSVASLYLWAISHE; this comes from the coding sequence TTGAAAAAACGTGACAAAAAACTCGGGCTTGCCATAGACCGGATTGGCATGATCGAGCGCACGGTTACACCGGACCCGTTTGCCGCTCTCGCAGCCAGCATCGTTGCCCAGCAGATCTCGGCAAAGGCTGCCGATACGGTCTGGAACCGGATGCAGGAACGGTTCGGGACGATCAGCCCGGAGACTCTTGCATCGGCATCCCCGGAAGAGATCCGGCAGTGCGGCATGTCACACAAGAAAGCCGGGTATATCCACGGCATCGGAACCGCCGTTGTCCGGGGCGATCTGGATTTTTCCGAGTTTGCAACCCTCCCCGACAGCGGGATCATCGACCGCCTCACTGAGCTGCACGGGGTAGGGGTCTGGACTGCCGAGATGCTGCTCATCTTCTCGCTGGAGCGGCCCGATGTCGTGAGCTGGAACGATCTTGCTATCCGCCGGGGGATGATGAACCTGTACGGACTTGAGACCCTCAGCAGGGATCAGTTCGTGCGGTACCGGAAACGCTATTCCCCGTACGGCTCCGTTGCATCGCTCTATCTCTGGGCGATCTCGCATGAGTAA
- a CDS encoding MscL family protein: MAEKDLKDAEKAIGGGVMAIGQGAKGFNQEFMEFLQKYQVIGLAVAFVIGAAATKLVNSTVTDVIMPIVAVLTPGGNWREAVFQVGPIKFLAGDFVGAIIDFVIVAVVIFLTVKYVMKGDVSKKI, encoded by the coding sequence ATGGCTGAAAAGGATCTCAAAGATGCAGAAAAAGCAATTGGCGGCGGCGTGATGGCGATTGGCCAGGGGGCCAAAGGTTTCAACCAGGAGTTCATGGAATTCCTCCAGAAGTACCAGGTCATCGGGCTTGCCGTTGCATTCGTGATCGGTGCGGCTGCAACAAAACTGGTCAACTCCACGGTTACCGATGTCATCATGCCGATCGTGGCAGTCCTCACTCCGGGAGGGAACTGGCGGGAAGCAGTATTTCAGGTCGGCCCGATCAAGTTCCTTGCCGGCGATTTCGTAGGTGCAATCATCGATTTCGTGATTGTGGCCGTTGTGATCTTCCTGACGGTGAAATATGTCATGAAAGGGGACGTGTCGAAAAAAATTTGA
- a CDS encoding methanogenesis marker 8 protein, with the protein MTRDTGRDEHVIEAIGRCRVVVRNGVVTEVGEAQIRDCPLAKRFAYPVPDIKSESVKANIEHRIKAFGMCTPDREVLDNREFVGFGASEILSFGLAAGLIDAVVLACDGAGTIVVTTPALVQGIGGRMSGLVSTTPYPSVMDRIEAHGGFVLDRENASLDQLAGVALAVEKGFRKIAVTVALPENAAAIRRIHPGTLIFGVHVTGLSAGDAEMLVAASDLVTSCASKTIREIAGKKALVQAGIAIPIFAITRAGKELIIEKIRCSDEQLLVKPTKLPALGDKQPEPLV; encoded by the coding sequence GTGACCAGAGATACGGGAAGAGACGAACATGTTATCGAGGCTATCGGGAGATGCCGGGTAGTTGTCCGCAACGGGGTGGTGACCGAGGTTGGCGAGGCGCAGATCCGCGACTGCCCGCTGGCAAAAAGGTTTGCGTACCCGGTTCCGGACATCAAGTCAGAGTCCGTGAAAGCCAATATCGAACACCGGATCAAGGCGTTTGGCATGTGCACGCCGGACCGGGAAGTCCTGGACAACCGGGAGTTTGTCGGATTCGGCGCATCCGAGATCCTCAGTTTCGGCCTTGCTGCCGGGCTCATCGATGCCGTGGTCCTGGCCTGCGACGGGGCCGGGACCATTGTTGTCACAACGCCGGCTCTCGTCCAGGGCATTGGGGGCCGGATGTCCGGCCTCGTCTCAACAACTCCGTATCCATCCGTGATGGACCGGATTGAAGCCCATGGCGGGTTTGTCCTGGACCGGGAGAACGCCTCGCTCGACCAGCTGGCCGGAGTAGCCCTTGCTGTTGAGAAAGGGTTCCGGAAGATCGCAGTCACCGTTGCCCTGCCGGAGAATGCAGCCGCGATCCGCAGGATACACCCGGGGACCCTCATCTTCGGGGTCCATGTCACCGGGCTCTCCGCAGGGGACGCAGAGATGCTGGTCGCAGCATCGGATCTCGTCACCAGCTGTGCCTCGAAGACCATCCGCGAGATTGCCGGGAAAAAGGCCCTGGTGCAGGCCGGCATTGCCATCCCGATCTTTGCCATCACCCGGGCGGGAAAGGAACTCATCATCGAGAAGATCCGCTGTTCCGATGAGCAGCTTCTCGTCAAGCCGACAAAACTCCCGGCGCTTGGGGACAAGCAGCCGGAACCGCTGGTCTGA
- a CDS encoding heparan-alpha-glucosaminide N-acetyltransferase: protein MSTVSRLWEIDCARGIAILMMIVFHTVFDLSFFGIAAVNVATGFWRYFAYSTAALFLVIVGISLVVSHARAGQTLSGLPLAKKFVLRGAGIFALGLLVTLATYLYLHEGFVIFGILHLIGVAVMLSPLFFRFGKGNILIGLGIILAGFCIAGIQGPAYLIPLGLTPPAFSSVDYTPLLPWLGVVLVGMGAGEFLYRGGVRRFGIRTLPDLFVIPLSFLGRHSLVIYLVHQPVIILLLAAVTGVPVL from the coding sequence ATGAGTACCGTATCAAGGCTCTGGGAGATCGACTGTGCCCGGGGCATCGCGATCCTCATGATGATCGTCTTCCACACGGTATTCGACCTCAGTTTTTTCGGGATAGCTGCGGTCAATGTTGCAACCGGGTTCTGGCGGTATTTTGCCTATTCCACGGCAGCGCTCTTCCTTGTCATTGTCGGGATATCCCTTGTGGTATCGCATGCGAGGGCCGGACAGACGCTCTCCGGCCTCCCGCTTGCAAAGAAATTCGTGCTCCGGGGGGCGGGTATTTTTGCGCTCGGCCTCCTGGTCACGCTGGCAACATACCTGTACCTGCACGAAGGTTTCGTGATCTTCGGCATCCTGCACCTGATAGGCGTTGCAGTGATGCTCTCCCCCCTCTTCTTCCGGTTCGGGAAAGGAAATATCCTGATCGGGCTTGGGATCATCCTTGCAGGATTCTGTATTGCCGGGATCCAGGGGCCGGCGTATCTCATCCCGCTCGGCCTCACTCCGCCAGCCTTTTCAAGTGTGGATTACACGCCGCTTTTGCCGTGGCTGGGGGTTGTACTGGTCGGGATGGGAGCCGGGGAATTCCTGTACCGGGGCGGGGTCCGCCGGTTTGGTATCCGAACCCTGCCGGATCTGTTCGTGATCCCGCTCTCGTTCCTTGGCCGTCACTCGCTCGTGATCTACCTGGTGCACCAGCCCGTCATCATCCTGCTCCTGGCCGCGGTGACCGGGGTTCCGGTTCTCTGA